One segment of Ascidiaceihabitans donghaensis DNA contains the following:
- the mdoH gene encoding glucans biosynthesis glucosyltransferase MdoH, with protein MNIDPHIVADMPPRAPLDMPMQDFSKAPDARKARTEDGGSVWRLSVFVPAILGTFALMWGLHGVLMQAGMSVLEWILLGMIGTTFVWVTLAISTVGVGLAGRMRNPRDAGPCDVAPLDVALLIPIYNEVPSDVFGNATAMLQDLAHRSSDHRYTLFVLSDSTDDNTADQEWRAFAALRASAPVGIDVHYRRRAQNTDKKVGNLVDWITGWGAAHNAMLVLDADSLMTGRAIERLADELAADGDAGLIQSFPQLIGAETVFARIQQFSNVAYGWLLAEGLARWSQAEGNYWGHNAIIRTEAFAQTAGLPHLNDVLGRDELILSHDFVEASLLRRAGWRVRFLPRVTGSFEETPGTLIDYVIRDRRWCRGNLQHLRLLGTRGLHPVSRFHLFQGAAAYLMSPAWFVLLVFWALLGRDADTNVILYFHESNPLFPNWPPDMSHIDSAIFLVIMYAMLLIPKIAGAGIIAANGKAAKVFGGRWSFLGAFVVEVALSILYAPILMIQQTRAVFLAMRGQGGGWAPQRRDAQAYPLRTLFAFHWMETLLGALLVVGLSAGLISLWLLPIVFSLVMAVPLSALSSVHLGQRTPAPLRMESPNSLREPAILIRAKRERDALQTLLDRQAELPAE; from the coding sequence TTGAACATCGACCCTCATATCGTGGCCGATATGCCACCGCGTGCGCCGCTGGACATGCCGATGCAGGACTTTTCCAAAGCGCCCGATGCACGTAAAGCGCGGACCGAGGATGGCGGTTCTGTTTGGCGTTTGAGTGTTTTCGTACCTGCGATCTTGGGTACATTTGCGCTGATGTGGGGGCTGCACGGTGTTTTGATGCAAGCCGGTATGTCAGTTCTGGAATGGATCTTGCTGGGGATGATCGGCACAACATTCGTGTGGGTCACGCTTGCTATCAGCACAGTCGGCGTGGGGCTTGCAGGTCGCATGCGCAACCCGCGTGATGCTGGCCCCTGCGATGTGGCGCCCTTGGACGTGGCCCTTTTGATCCCGATTTACAACGAAGTGCCTTCAGATGTGTTCGGCAACGCCACCGCTATGCTGCAGGATTTGGCACATCGATCCTCCGACCATCGCTACACATTGTTTGTTTTATCCGACAGCACCGATGACAACACTGCCGATCAGGAGTGGCGGGCCTTTGCAGCGCTGCGCGCGTCAGCCCCCGTTGGAATAGATGTGCATTACCGACGCCGTGCCCAGAACACGGACAAAAAAGTGGGGAATCTCGTCGATTGGATCACTGGATGGGGTGCAGCCCATAATGCGATGTTGGTGTTGGACGCAGACAGCCTCATGACAGGCCGTGCAATCGAGCGTCTTGCAGACGAATTGGCTGCCGATGGCGACGCGGGCCTTATTCAAAGCTTTCCCCAATTGATCGGTGCGGAAACTGTGTTTGCCCGCATCCAGCAATTTTCGAATGTGGCTTATGGCTGGCTTCTGGCCGAAGGGTTGGCGCGCTGGTCACAAGCGGAGGGCAACTATTGGGGGCACAATGCGATTATTCGCACAGAGGCCTTTGCGCAAACCGCAGGCTTGCCACATCTAAATGATGTTCTGGGCCGTGACGAGCTGATCCTGAGCCACGATTTTGTGGAAGCGTCGCTTTTGCGTCGCGCAGGCTGGCGGGTGCGCTTTTTGCCACGTGTCACGGGCAGCTTCGAAGAAACCCCAGGCACCTTGATTGACTACGTCATTCGTGACCGTCGCTGGTGTCGTGGCAATTTACAGCATTTGCGCCTTTTGGGTACACGCGGGCTGCATCCGGTATCACGCTTTCACCTTTTTCAGGGGGCAGCGGCCTATCTGATGTCACCGGCTTGGTTTGTTTTGTTGGTGTTCTGGGCGCTTTTGGGCCGCGACGCCGATACAAATGTCATTTTGTATTTCCACGAAAGCAATCCGTTGTTCCCCAACTGGCCCCCAGACATGAGCCACATCGACAGCGCCATATTTCTTGTGATCATGTATGCAATGTTACTGATCCCGAAAATTGCAGGGGCAGGCATCATCGCGGCCAACGGTAAAGCGGCAAAAGTTTTTGGCGGGCGGTGGTCTTTTCTGGGCGCGTTTGTCGTCGAGGTCGCTTTGTCCATTCTGTACGCCCCAATTTTGATGATCCAACAGACCCGTGCCGTGTTTTTGGCTATGCGTGGACAGGGCGGCGGATGGGCGCCACAGCGCCGTGACGCGCAGGCTTATCCTTTGCGTACTTTGTTTGCATTTCACTGGATGGAAACCCTTTTGGGTGCCCTCTTGGTCGTGGGCCTAAGTGCAGGGCTGATTTCGCTTTGGTTGCTGCCAATCGTGTTCAGCCTTGTTATGGCGGTGCCCTTGTCTGCCCTTAGCTCAGTGCATCTGGGTCAACGCACACCTGCGCCCCTACGCATGGAAAGCCCCAATTCACTGCGGGAACCTGCCATCTTGATTCGCGCCAAACGCGAACGCGATGCATTGCAAACGCTGCTGGACCGGCAAGCAGAACTGCCCGCAGAATAG
- a CDS encoding permease, with product MANTTQPAPFSLKGHILTPWTVAAGIFALVALLDLPALWPTVLFTANALLHTAPFILFAVLAVAYMKASGAENLIAKAFEGNPVRMVVFAALLGGLSPFCSCEVIPFIAALLAVGAPLGAVMAFWLASPLMDPAMFLITSSELGWDFAIAKTLAAVGLGMMGGFGTLLLARSPVFVDPLRERPAVGGCCGVQKPFSGKPVWKFWPDADRVRTFRDTALDNGIFLLKWLMLAYVFEALMLRYVPADMIAQFLGGQGAWPVIKGALIGAPAYLNGYMAVGMVDALLDQGMTQGAAMAFVVAGGVSCIPAAIAVWALVKPRVFAAYLTFAILGAMVAGGLWQWVQ from the coding sequence ATGGCTAACACCACACAACCCGCCCCCTTTTCGCTCAAGGGTCACATTCTAACCCCCTGGACTGTGGCCGCCGGCATTTTTGCCTTGGTCGCGCTGCTCGACTTGCCTGCGCTGTGGCCGACAGTCCTGTTTACAGCCAACGCGCTTTTGCACACAGCACCCTTCATTCTGTTTGCCGTTCTGGCGGTGGCATATATGAAAGCGTCAGGTGCAGAAAACCTGATCGCAAAAGCATTTGAAGGCAATCCGGTGCGCATGGTTGTCTTTGCGGCTTTGCTTGGGGGATTGTCCCCGTTTTGTTCATGTGAAGTCATCCCCTTTATCGCTGCTTTGCTTGCTGTTGGTGCGCCTTTAGGGGCAGTGATGGCATTTTGGCTGGCCTCGCCCCTGATGGATCCGGCCATGTTTTTGATCACGTCAAGCGAATTGGGTTGGGATTTTGCCATTGCCAAAACACTGGCAGCTGTGGGGCTTGGCATGATGGGCGGGTTTGGGACGTTGTTACTGGCACGGTCGCCTGTCTTTGTGGACCCATTGCGCGAACGCCCGGCTGTGGGCGGATGCTGCGGCGTACAAAAGCCGTTTTCGGGCAAGCCGGTATGGAAATTTTGGCCCGATGCTGACCGTGTGCGTACGTTCCGCGACACCGCCCTCGACAATGGCATCTTCCTGCTGAAATGGTTGATGCTGGCCTATGTCTTTGAAGCCCTTATGTTGCGTTATGTGCCCGCGGACATGATCGCGCAATTCCTGGGCGGACAAGGCGCGTGGCCTGTGATCAAAGGCGCCTTGATCGGCGCCCCTGCGTATCTGAATGGGTACATGGCCGTTGGGATGGTCGATGCCCTACTGGACCAAGGCATGACCCAAGGCGCCGCTATGGCATTTGTCGTGGCAGGGGGCGTGTCATGTATACCTGCGGCGATCGCGGTTTGGGCCTTGGTCAAACCAAGGGTCTTTGCCGCTTACCTGACCTTCGCCATTCTGGGCGCGATGGTTGCCGGGGGACTTTGGCAATGGGTGCAATAA
- a CDS encoding ArsR/SmtB family transcription factor, giving the protein MKIESPHTDDLDLAIAASSFAALGSEQRLGVLRVLVRAGPDGLNIGTLGERSGVTGSTLTHHVKILAQAGLVKQARQGRSIICAAVAYDQIKSLSNFLLTACCADSTTACKDHDHG; this is encoded by the coding sequence ATGAAAATAGAATCACCACACACCGATGATCTTGACCTTGCAATCGCCGCCAGCAGTTTTGCAGCCCTTGGATCAGAGCAACGCCTTGGCGTTTTGCGTGTCCTTGTACGTGCGGGCCCGGACGGGCTGAACATTGGCACGCTTGGCGAACGCTCGGGCGTGACAGGCAGCACTTTGACGCATCACGTGAAGATCCTGGCCCAAGCCGGTTTGGTCAAACAGGCCCGCCAAGGCAGGTCCATCATTTGTGCGGCTGTTGCCTATGACCAGATAAAATCGCTGTCCAACTTTCTTCTGACAGCTTGCTGCGCAGACAGCACAACCGCATGCAAGGACCACGATCATGGCTAA
- a CDS encoding SseB family protein, which produces MTQSTPIDAAHAAMQADPENGATRLAFYERLGDAELYLLLEDEEEGDQITPLIFEIPDGDLVLVFDRIERLTSFTGAASPYAALSGRAIADMLAGEALGLGLNLDVAPSAFVLPPEGVSWMADTFGHAPDEVEAQISEVRPPAGLPETLLTALDTKLATAMGLARCAYLVGVTYEGGGTGHMLSFVDAVPGAEGALAKAAGEALTFSGIEAGAMDVGFVAASDAMADRLGRVGLRFDLPEPVEMGQVSRAAPGSDPDAPPKLR; this is translated from the coding sequence ATGACACAATCGACACCAATCGACGCGGCACATGCTGCGATGCAAGCCGACCCCGAAAACGGCGCCACGCGCTTGGCCTTTTACGAACGGTTGGGCGATGCTGAACTGTACCTTCTTTTGGAAGACGAAGAAGAAGGGGACCAGATCACACCGCTGATTTTCGAAATTCCTGACGGCGATCTGGTATTGGTCTTTGATCGTATCGAACGCCTGACGTCCTTTACCGGCGCGGCATCGCCTTACGCTGCCTTGTCGGGACGCGCGATCGCAGACATGCTTGCGGGGGAAGCGCTTGGCCTTGGATTGAACCTTGATGTGGCGCCTTCGGCATTTGTCTTGCCCCCCGAAGGCGTAAGCTGGATGGCGGACACATTCGGACACGCCCCGGATGAAGTCGAAGCACAAATTTCCGAAGTGCGCCCGCCTGCAGGATTGCCTGAAACACTTTTGACGGCATTGGACACAAAACTGGCAACGGCCATGGGGCTGGCCCGCTGTGCCTATCTTGTCGGTGTCACCTATGAGGGCGGTGGCACAGGCCATATGCTAAGTTTTGTGGATGCGGTGCCTGGCGCAGAAGGCGCATTGGCGAAAGCCGCGGGCGAAGCTTTGACTTTTTCGGGGATTGAAGCAGGGGCGATGGATGTGGGGTTCGTGGCTGCAAGTGACGCGATGGCCGACCGGTTGGGGCGCGTGGGATTGCGGTTCGACCTGCCCGAGCCTGTGGAAATGGGGCAGGTGAGCCGCGCGGCCCCCGGCTCTGATCCCGACGCCCCCCCAAAGCTGCGTTAA
- a CDS encoding alpha/beta hydrolase family esterase: MAAVLGSFGTTAWGGCGPASEACEIDEGSYHVTLPAGDIKGSIMFLHGFGGSGAGTLSNKVWVPDALDRGYAVIGPDGTQREGRNGRRWSFHPDWPQQRDDMAFLKAVRDDAATRFDLDTTEMALGGFSIGGSMTSYLACATPDAFKAYLPVGGGFWRPHPVSCAGPVRLLHTHGWTDTTVPLEGRVVRGEDRNDPDALIQGDIFYTVGLWRDVNQCLQLRADRFVTKGDFLRRSWIRCAEGSALEFAIFPGGHKVPQGWADMALDWFENL; encoded by the coding sequence GTGGCCGCCGTGTTAGGCAGTTTTGGCACAACTGCTTGGGGCGGGTGCGGACCGGCATCAGAGGCATGCGAGATCGACGAAGGCAGCTATCACGTCACGCTGCCCGCAGGCGATATCAAAGGCAGCATCATGTTTCTGCACGGATTTGGCGGTTCGGGTGCAGGTACGCTGTCGAACAAGGTCTGGGTGCCAGATGCGCTTGATCGCGGATATGCGGTTATCGGTCCTGACGGCACGCAGCGCGAAGGGCGAAATGGTCGGCGGTGGTCGTTCCATCCGGATTGGCCTCAACAACGCGACGACATGGCCTTTTTGAAAGCTGTGCGGGATGATGCCGCAACAAGGTTCGATCTGGACACTACAGAAATGGCGCTGGGCGGGTTCTCCATCGGGGGGTCAATGACATCCTATCTGGCCTGTGCAACGCCGGACGCATTCAAAGCGTATCTGCCTGTGGGCGGAGGATTTTGGCGACCACATCCTGTTAGCTGTGCCGGGCCCGTGCGGCTTTTACACACGCACGGCTGGACTGACACGACTGTTCCACTTGAGGGACGGGTCGTGCGTGGTGAGGATCGTAACGACCCCGACGCTTTGATCCAGGGCGACATTTTCTACACAGTTGGACTGTGGCGGGACGTGAATCAATGCCTGCAATTGCGGGCGGATCGCTTTGTGACAAAAGGGGATTTCTTGCGGCGCAGCTGGATACGCTGCGCAGAAGGGTCTGCGCTGGAATTTGCAATATTCCCCGGCGGGCACAAAGTACCGCAAGGATGGGCTGATATGGCGCTGGATTGGTTTGAAAACCTCTGA
- a CDS encoding YHS domain-containing (seleno)protein has product MTRFTLGLAAAATALSFASAAFAGDQYVDETGFAVSGYDVVAYFDLPTNAVGTPPAAPVAGNAGITAEYNGSTFAFSSEENRDKFAANPAQFAPQFDGHCAYGVAKGGKVPANPYLWRIVDDKLYLNITDVVVGFWEEDIPGNITLAGSNWVDIEADAASGSTIPKFSSTAPNK; this is encoded by the coding sequence ATGACCCGTTTCACTCTTGGCCTCGCCGCCGCGGCCACGGCCCTTTCTTTCGCATCTGCCGCTTTTGCCGGCGATCAGTATGTTGACGAAACCGGTTTTGCGGTCTCTGGATATGATGTTGTTGCCTATTTTGATTTGCCAACGAACGCAGTCGGAACACCTCCTGCAGCACCTGTGGCTGGCAACGCCGGGATCACGGCAGAATATAACGGGTCCACCTTTGCGTTCTCGTCAGAAGAAAACCGCGATAAATTCGCAGCGAACCCGGCGCAATTCGCTCCTCAGTTTGATGGGCACTGCGCATATGGGGTTGCCAAAGGCGGTAAGGTTCCGGCGAACCCGTATCTGTGGCGTATCGTAGATGACAAGCTGTACCTGAACATTACGGATGTTGTTGTGGGCTTCTGGGAAGAAGACATTCCGGGCAACATCACTTTGGCCGGGTCCAACTGGGTCGATATCGAAGCCGACGCGGCCTCTGGCAGCACGATCCCGAAATTTTCCTCCACAGCCCCAAATAAATAA
- a CDS encoding ABC transporter ATP-binding protein, translating into MLEFENVSKSYWTGTQRKVILDRVSFKVELGNSMGILAPNGTGKTTLINMMAGLEKPDEGEIRRGCNISFPLGFMGGVVGKVSAMENARYIARLYGLDPDYVESFCRWLCNLGEYFDQPLGTYSAGMRARFSFALMLALDFDMYLIDEGMPSTTDVEFNRKSGEILQERLRTTTIIIVSHQAQTLEKFARSAAVLLDGQLHMFDTLEEAKRLYDYETKS; encoded by the coding sequence ATGCTTGAGTTTGAAAATGTCAGCAAGTCCTATTGGACGGGCACGCAGCGCAAGGTGATCCTTGACCGCGTGTCCTTCAAGGTTGAGCTTGGCAATTCAATGGGCATTCTGGCCCCGAACGGCACAGGCAAAACCACTCTGATCAATATGATGGCTGGACTGGAAAAACCCGATGAAGGCGAAATTCGCCGCGGCTGCAACATTTCATTCCCGTTGGGGTTTATGGGCGGTGTTGTGGGCAAGGTGTCGGCCATGGAAAATGCGCGCTACATCGCGCGGCTCTATGGGCTTGATCCCGATTACGTCGAAAGTTTTTGCCGGTGGTTGTGTAATTTGGGCGAATATTTCGACCAACCGCTTGGCACCTATTCCGCAGGCATGCGCGCACGTTTTTCATTTGCGCTGATGCTTGCGCTTGATTTCGATATGTATCTCATCGACGAAGGCATGCCTTCGACCACCGATGTGGAGTTTAACCGCAAATCAGGTGAAATCCTGCAAGAGCGGCTCCGCACCACAACGATTATCATTGTGTCGCATCAGGCGCAGACGCTGGAAAAATTCGCGCGGTCTGCGGCGGTCCTTTTGGACGGCCAGTTGCATATGTTTGACACCCTCGAAGAGGCGAAGCGGTTATATGACTACGAAACCAAAAGCTAG
- a CDS encoding rhodanese-like domain-containing protein, producing MSDPSPSLDRRNPRPRLSRRGVLVGASVVALGGLGVFGAKWFNVTARAGQKGQLSVQQAHAAAKAGDIVLVDIRRPDEWAHTGVGAHAVPLDMRRKDFVQALLAHVQQDASHPVALICARGVRSRAMTARLTKAGFTNIIDVPEGMLGSGAGPGWLKSGLPVVRPE from the coding sequence ATGAGTGATCCTTCACCCTCGTTGGATCGACGGAACCCCCGTCCGCGTTTGTCGCGGCGGGGTGTTCTCGTTGGGGCAAGTGTTGTTGCTTTGGGTGGTCTCGGTGTTTTTGGGGCTAAATGGTTCAATGTGACGGCCCGCGCTGGGCAAAAAGGCCAGCTCAGCGTGCAACAGGCCCACGCGGCCGCCAAAGCCGGTGATATTGTATTGGTTGATATTCGCAGGCCCGACGAATGGGCGCATACCGGCGTCGGGGCGCATGCCGTGCCTTTGGATATGCGGCGCAAGGACTTTGTGCAGGCGCTTCTGGCGCACGTTCAGCAAGACGCATCCCACCCTGTCGCTTTGATTTGTGCACGCGGTGTACGCTCACGCGCCATGACAGCGCGGCTGACAAAAGCCGGTTTTACGAATATCATTGACGTGCCGGAAGGCATGCTTGGATCGGGGGCTGGCCCTGGATGGCTCAAATCTGGGTTGCCGGTGGTGCGACCGGAATAG
- a CDS encoding uracil-DNA glycosylase family protein, with the protein MTLHAQIKSCTLCAERFADTHTNHQPRPVVWFRRGARLLIAGQAPGARVHEGQRPFVDPSGDRLRDWLGLNEDAFYDQDKVSIVPMAFCFPGYDAKGSDLPPPPICRKTWHQQVVTHLGEVPLMLVIGGYAQKYHLGVKSGVTETVKNWRSHAPNVFPLPHPSWRNTAWLKKHPWFEAEVLPALRARVTEVLK; encoded by the coding sequence ATGACGTTACATGCCCAAATCAAATCTTGCACTTTGTGTGCCGAACGCTTTGCAGACACACACACGAACCATCAACCCCGCCCCGTCGTCTGGTTCCGGCGAGGGGCAAGGCTTTTGATTGCGGGGCAAGCACCCGGTGCGCGTGTGCATGAAGGGCAACGCCCTTTCGTAGATCCATCGGGGGACCGCCTACGGGACTGGCTGGGGTTGAATGAAGACGCCTTTTACGATCAGGACAAGGTGTCAATTGTACCGATGGCGTTTTGCTTTCCGGGCTACGATGCAAAAGGGTCTGATCTGCCACCGCCACCCATCTGCCGAAAAACCTGGCACCAACAGGTTGTAACCCATCTTGGGGAAGTTCCTTTGATGTTGGTCATCGGCGGCTACGCCCAAAAATATCACTTAGGCGTCAAGTCCGGTGTTACAGAAACTGTAAAGAACTGGCGCAGTCACGCCCCAAACGTGTTTCCCTTGCCTCACCCAAGCTGGCGCAATACTGCATGGCTCAAGAAACACCCGTGGTTCGAAGCAGAGGTATTACCCGCCTTGCGTGCCCGCGTGACAGAGGTTTTGAAATGA
- a CDS encoding glucan biosynthesis protein gives MLRRDVLKAILAATAVPSAAWAQEPGLQVGQASPFDATTVRDRAEALAQADYAPRPMIPEAWRNLTYDQYRKIWFDSRNALWEGSDAPQRVDVFPPGLYFPRGVEMFEVDGSMARPVGFDMGVFDTTDKFPDVPIDDTLGYSGLRLRAELDQPDIFQEYAVFQGASYFRGIGTGQFYGLSARGLALKTGDPMGEEFPDFVAFWMERPEAGQKTVILHALLDSPSCTGAYRFAITHGETLEMDVDAQLFARNDMAHVGIAPLTSMFLFDDMDRQRFDDFRPAVHDSDGLLIHNGGGEVIWRPLANPLTLQISAFGDNNPKGFGLCQRSRDFGDFNDLEAHYHERPSLWVTPGEDWGRGSVTLVEIPADLEIYDNIVAYWRPADGIKAGDVHKMSYRLDWGNDPAPHPERALAVMNTAAGGRPEGGRIFTIDFEGSDLLPEDLNSLTKIVRTSHGEVSDGVVQRNPETGGPRLAFTFYPGEARYAEFRAQLRLPDGPLTEVWLYRWTAT, from the coding sequence ATGCTGCGTCGCGATGTGCTGAAGGCAATATTGGCCGCTACCGCTGTGCCTTCAGCGGCTTGGGCGCAAGAACCCGGACTGCAAGTGGGCCAAGCATCACCATTTGATGCAACAACAGTCCGCGACCGCGCCGAAGCTTTGGCGCAAGCTGATTACGCCCCGCGCCCAATGATCCCCGAAGCATGGCGCAACCTAACGTATGATCAATACAGGAAAATCTGGTTTGACAGTCGGAACGCGCTTTGGGAAGGGTCCGATGCCCCACAGCGTGTCGATGTGTTTCCTCCGGGTCTGTATTTCCCGCGCGGCGTCGAGATGTTTGAGGTCGACGGCAGCATGGCCCGCCCGGTTGGGTTTGATATGGGCGTTTTCGACACGACCGACAAATTTCCCGACGTGCCCATAGATGACACTTTGGGGTATTCCGGTCTGCGTTTGCGGGCCGAATTGGATCAACCCGACATTTTTCAGGAATACGCCGTTTTCCAAGGGGCAAGCTATTTCCGTGGCATCGGCACAGGACAGTTCTATGGGTTGTCCGCGCGTGGTCTTGCCTTGAAAACCGGCGATCCCATGGGCGAGGAATTTCCCGACTTTGTAGCCTTCTGGATGGAGCGTCCGGAAGCTGGCCAAAAGACCGTCATTTTGCACGCGCTTCTCGACAGCCCAAGCTGCACAGGCGCATACCGGTTCGCGATCACCCACGGCGAAACGCTGGAAATGGATGTTGATGCACAACTTTTTGCACGCAACGACATGGCGCATGTGGGCATCGCCCCGCTGACATCGATGTTTTTGTTCGATGACATGGACCGTCAGCGCTTTGACGATTTTCGACCCGCTGTCCACGACAGTGACGGATTGCTGATCCACAATGGCGGCGGTGAAGTGATCTGGCGGCCTTTGGCCAACCCGTTGACGCTGCAGATCAGCGCGTTTGGCGACAACAACCCAAAAGGGTTCGGACTGTGCCAGCGGTCACGCGATTTTGGCGACTTCAACGATCTGGAGGCGCATTATCATGAACGACCCTCGCTATGGGTCACACCAGGCGAAGACTGGGGGCGTGGATCGGTTACGTTGGTTGAAATTCCCGCAGACCTAGAGATTTACGACAATATCGTAGCCTACTGGCGACCAGCCGACGGCATCAAGGCAGGCGACGTCCATAAAATGAGCTACCGCTTGGATTGGGGCAACGATCCTGCACCGCATCCCGAACGGGCCTTGGCGGTCATGAACACCGCGGCCGGGGGGCGGCCCGAAGGTGGACGCATCTTCACAATCGATTTTGAGGGCAGCGATCTGCTTCCCGAAGATCTGAACTCCCTGACCAAGATCGTGCGCACGTCGCATGGCGAGGTCTCGGATGGAGTGGTGCAACGCAACCCTGAAACCGGTGGGCCGCGGCTTGCCTTTACCTTCTATCCCGGCGAAGCCCGATATGCCGAGTTCCGTGCCCAATTGCGCCTGCCCGATGGCCCACTGACCGAAGTCTGGCTATATCGGTGGACCGCCACTTGA